The following are encoded in a window of Kitasatospora sp. NBC_01250 genomic DNA:
- the lnt gene encoding apolipoprotein N-acyltransferase, with protein MRERTGLRRGPTPDEPVPRAATGPGGGSVRQDLSGPLRGLIGGQCLGQAGDGLAQIAFAQFVLFDVGRGATPGRIALVLAVTLLPFSLLGPFAGVLLDRFDRRRTLVVVSVLRAVLVLAGAVIVAQRWTPAAYVATLLLLSSSRLVLTAKGAALPRTVPRERLVPANALSALAGSASAFLGAVGGSQFVGWSAAAGFMAAGLLYVAAALVFAPLPYLGGRGAGAGAERVLVRLRRVAVDLWDGVKVAGGSTAIRRPLLAVATHRLLLGAGFVLLVLVADSQYGLKASGYGIALAVTGVATFAASAAAPPLAARYGARALLPAAFLPAAAAAYVGGLLPSIWVLVPCVGVAAFAFQVLKVCTDALVGGATPDAARGRVFAIYDMLYNVSFVLAGLVMVPWWQSGHQRALLWWVAAGFTAGWVVFGAVEQGWRPRERLAHRLTGGRQRRAKLPGRYRGRLGALAVGMLPALAFPAPAWWWLAWFALVPLTLVVRAAPTRREGVLRAWWGLAGFEMATQYWLVPDIGPALALAGVLLGALWLPWGWAVHRLLAAPLTGRRTVAALVVVPSAWLCAEGARSWQSLGGPWALLGATQWNQPEMLSTAALGGVWLTGFLVAVVNTALAVVLIQRRLRLRVAALITAAGCLAAGPLWSAVRPGLPVTGSVPVAVVQPGVATPAEQQAFEVAATGRLAAQHPALVVWGESSLADNVNSGVSSNASLAALARTVGGDLLVNGDAPAADGSGFYKQSLLIDPGGVLGTYAKIRLVPFGEYIPFRSALGWLTGISKAAPTNVLRGDRTVVMRAGPVGFGPLICYESTFPDMARTEVAHGARLLVYQTSTSTFQGSWAQPQHASLAAVRAVETGRPAVQVGLTGDSAVFDAHGHLLAWHGDGYRGAFVTQVPLVSGTTPYQRTGDWMLAVAFTVLAGAVTAAGLGRGRP; from the coding sequence ATGCGCGAACGAACGGGGCTCAGACGGGGCCCGACCCCCGACGAGCCGGTGCCGCGCGCGGCCACCGGGCCGGGCGGCGGGTCCGTCCGGCAGGACCTCAGCGGCCCGCTGCGCGGGTTGATCGGCGGACAGTGCCTGGGCCAGGCGGGCGACGGGCTGGCCCAGATCGCCTTCGCCCAGTTCGTCCTCTTCGACGTGGGCCGCGGCGCCACGCCCGGCCGGATCGCCCTCGTGCTGGCGGTGACGCTGCTGCCGTTCAGCCTGCTGGGGCCGTTCGCCGGGGTGCTGCTGGACCGGTTCGACCGGCGCCGCACGCTGGTCGTGGTCTCGGTGCTGCGCGCGGTGCTGGTGCTGGCCGGCGCGGTGATCGTGGCGCAGCGGTGGACCCCGGCGGCGTACGTGGCGACCCTGCTGCTGCTCTCCTCCTCCCGCCTCGTGCTCACCGCCAAGGGGGCCGCGCTGCCGCGCACCGTGCCCCGGGAGCGGCTGGTGCCGGCCAACGCGCTCTCCGCGCTGGCCGGATCGGCCTCGGCGTTCCTCGGCGCGGTCGGCGGTTCGCAGTTCGTGGGGTGGTCGGCGGCGGCCGGGTTCATGGCGGCGGGCCTGCTGTACGTGGCGGCCGCCCTGGTCTTCGCGCCGCTGCCCTACCTGGGCGGGCGGGGCGCCGGCGCCGGGGCTGAGCGCGTGCTGGTGCGGCTGCGCCGGGTGGCGGTGGACCTCTGGGACGGCGTGAAGGTGGCCGGCGGCAGCACCGCGATCCGGCGGCCCCTGCTGGCGGTGGCCACCCACCGGCTGCTGCTCGGGGCCGGCTTCGTGCTGCTGGTGCTGGTCGCCGACTCGCAGTACGGGCTGAAGGCCTCCGGGTACGGGATCGCGCTGGCCGTCACCGGGGTCGCCACCTTCGCGGCGAGCGCGGCGGCGCCGCCGCTGGCCGCCCGCTACGGGGCCCGCGCGCTGCTGCCGGCGGCCTTCCTGCCGGCCGCCGCGGCGGCCTACGTCGGCGGGCTGCTGCCCTCGATCTGGGTGCTGGTGCCGTGCGTGGGGGTGGCGGCCTTCGCCTTCCAGGTGCTCAAGGTCTGCACCGACGCGCTGGTCGGCGGTGCGACGCCCGATGCGGCGCGCGGCCGGGTCTTCGCGATCTACGACATGCTCTACAACGTCTCGTTCGTGCTCGCCGGCCTGGTGATGGTGCCCTGGTGGCAGTCCGGGCACCAGCGGGCGCTGCTGTGGTGGGTGGCGGCCGGCTTCACCGCCGGGTGGGTGGTGTTCGGGGCGGTCGAACAGGGCTGGCGGCCCCGTGAGCGGCTGGCGCACCGGCTGACCGGCGGACGGCAGCGGCGGGCGAAGCTGCCGGGCCGCTACCGGGGACGGCTCGGCGCCCTCGCCGTCGGCATGCTGCCCGCGCTCGCCTTTCCCGCGCCCGCCTGGTGGTGGCTGGCCTGGTTCGCGCTGGTGCCGCTGACCCTGGTGGTCCGTGCCGCGCCGACCCGGCGCGAGGGCGTGCTGCGGGCCTGGTGGGGCCTGGCGGGCTTCGAGATGGCCACCCAGTACTGGCTGGTGCCCGACATCGGCCCCGCGCTCGCGCTGGCGGGCGTGCTGCTCGGTGCCCTCTGGCTGCCCTGGGGCTGGGCCGTGCACCGGCTGCTGGCCGCTCCGCTGACCGGCCGGCGCACGGTGGCGGCGCTGGTGGTGGTCCCCAGCGCCTGGCTCTGCGCGGAGGGCGCGCGGTCCTGGCAGAGCCTGGGCGGGCCGTGGGCGCTGCTGGGGGCCACCCAGTGGAACCAGCCCGAGATGCTCTCCACCGCGGCGCTGGGCGGGGTCTGGCTCACCGGGTTCCTGGTGGCCGTGGTGAACACGGCGCTGGCGGTGGTGCTGATCCAGCGTCGGCTGCGGCTGCGGGTCGCGGCGTTGATCACGGCCGCCGGGTGCCTGGCGGCCGGGCCGCTCTGGTCGGCGGTGCGCCCGGGGCTGCCGGTGACCGGCAGCGTGCCGGTGGCCGTGGTGCAGCCCGGGGTGGCCACCCCCGCCGAGCAGCAGGCCTTCGAGGTCGCGGCGACCGGCCGGCTCGCCGCGCAGCACCCGGCCCTGGTGGTGTGGGGGGAGAGCTCGCTGGCGGACAACGTGAACAGCGGCGTGTCCTCGAACGCTTCGCTCGCCGCGCTCGCCCGTACCGTGGGCGGCGACCTGCTGGTCAACGGCGACGCGCCGGCGGCCGACGGCTCGGGCTTCTACAAGCAGTCGCTGCTGATCGACCCCGGCGGCGTGCTGGGCACGTACGCGAAGATCCGGCTGGTCCCGTTCGGCGAGTACATCCCGTTCCGGTCGGCGCTGGGCTGGCTGACCGGCATCAGCAAGGCGGCGCCGACCAACGTGCTGCGCGGCGACCGGACGGTGGTCATGCGGGCCGGGCCGGTCGGCTTCGGACCGCTGATCTGCTACGAGTCGACCTTCCCCGACATGGCCAGGACCGAGGTCGCGCACGGCGCCCGGCTGCTGGTGTACCAGACCAGCACGTCCACCTTCCAGGGCAGTTGGGCCCAGCCCCAGCACGCCTCACTGGCCGCGGTGCGCGCCGTGGAGACCGGCCGCCCCGCGGTCCAGGTCGGCCTGACCGGCGACAGCGCGGTCTTCGACGCGCACGGCCACCTGCTGGCCTGGCACGGCGATGGCTACCGCGGCGCCTTCGTGACCCAGGTCCCGCTGGTCTCGGGCACCACCCCGTACCAGCGCACGGGCGACTGGATGCTCGCCGTGGCCTTCACGGTGCTGGCGGGCGCGGTGACGGCGGCGGGCCTGGGGCGGGGGCGGCCGTGA
- the meaB gene encoding methylmalonyl Co-A mutase-associated GTPase MeaB yields the protein MARTIDLDQYRQGVLDGSRAWIARAITLVESTRPDHRELAQRLLVDLLPHSGRAVRVGITGVPGVGKSTFIEGLGTRLTGRGHKVAVLAVDPTSSRTGGSILGDKTRMEKLSADPNAFVRPSPTSGTLGGVARATRESMVVMEAAGYDVVLVETVGVGQSETTVAGMVDSFLLLTLARTGDQLQGIKKGVLELADLIAVNKADGPHDRDARAAARELAGALRLLQAPDAVWTPPVLTCSGLDGTGLDELWERLTQHRELLEATGALTAKRRDQQVAWTWAMVHDQLYAQLHEHPGVRRLTPALERQVREGTLTATLAAQQLLAAFQHPGE from the coding sequence ATGGCTCGCACGATCGACCTCGACCAGTACCGGCAGGGTGTGCTCGACGGCTCGCGCGCCTGGATCGCGCGGGCCATCACCCTGGTCGAATCCACCCGGCCCGACCACCGCGAGCTCGCCCAGCGCCTGCTGGTCGACCTGCTGCCGCACTCCGGCAGGGCGGTGCGGGTCGGCATCACCGGCGTGCCCGGTGTCGGCAAGTCGACCTTCATCGAGGGTCTCGGCACCCGGCTGACCGGGCGCGGCCACAAGGTGGCGGTGCTCGCCGTCGACCCGACCTCCAGCAGGACCGGCGGCTCGATCCTGGGCGACAAGACCCGGATGGAGAAGCTCTCCGCCGACCCGAACGCCTTCGTCCGCCCCTCCCCCACCTCCGGCACGCTCGGCGGGGTGGCCCGCGCCACCCGCGAGTCGATGGTGGTGATGGAGGCGGCCGGCTACGACGTGGTGCTGGTCGAGACGGTCGGCGTCGGCCAGTCCGAGACCACGGTGGCGGGCATGGTCGACTCCTTCCTGCTGCTCACCCTGGCCCGCACCGGCGACCAGCTCCAGGGCATAAAGAAGGGCGTGCTGGAGCTGGCCGACCTGATCGCGGTCAACAAGGCCGACGGCCCGCACGACCGCGACGCCAGGGCCGCCGCCCGCGAACTGGCCGGCGCCCTGCGCCTGCTCCAGGCCCCGGACGCCGTCTGGACGCCCCCGGTGCTCACCTGCAGCGGCCTGGACGGCACCGGCCTGGACGAACTCTGGGAGCGCCTCACCCAGCACCGCGAGCTGCTGGAGGCCACCGGCGCGCTCACCGCCAAGCGGCGCGACCAGCAGGTCGCCTGGACCTGGGCCATGGTGCACGACCAGCTCTACGCCCAGCTCCACGAACACCCCGGGGTCCGCCGCCTGACCCCCGCGCTGGAACGCCAGGTCCGCGAAGGCACCCTCACCGCGACCCTGGCGGCCCAGCAACTCCTCGCCGCCTTCCAGCACCCCGGGGAGTAG
- the scpA gene encoding methylmalonyl-CoA mutase, whose protein sequence is MIPDFTTIGLDGEQAAAATAEQWQDAWREATGKDVGEQLWETPEGIGVKPLYTAEDLAGLDFLGTYPGIAPFLRGPYPTMYVNQPWTVRQYAGFSTAEESNAFYRRNLAAGQKGLSVAFDLPTHRGYDSDHPRVTGDVGMAGVAIDSIYDMRQLFDGIPLDRMSVSMTMNGAVLPVLALYIVAAEEQGVPPEKLAGTIQNDILKEFMVRNTYIYPPQPSMRIISDIFAYTSQKMPRYNSISISGYHIQEAGATADLELAYTLADGVEYLRAGLGAGLDVDAFAPRLSFFWAIGMNFFMEVAKLRAARLLWAKLVKQFAPSSPKSLSLRTHSQTSGWSLTAQDVFNNVTRTCVEAMAATQGHTQSLHTNALDEALALPTDFSARIARNTQLMLQQESGTCRVIDPWGGSAYVEKLTHDLARRAWQHIQEVEAAGGMAKAIDAGIPKLRVEEAAARTQARIDSGRQPVIGVNKYRVANDEQIDVLKVDNSSVRTQQIEKLRRLRAERDEAACQDALHALTRAAEAGSSSSLEGNLLALAVNAARAKATVGEISDALEKVYGRHSGQIRTISGVYRDEAGASSTAVQRTRDLVEKFEAAEGRRPRILVAKMGQDGHDRGQKVIATAFADLGFTVDVGPLFQTPAEVARQAVEADVHIVGVSSLAAGHLTLVPALRAELAAAGREDITIVVGGVIPPQDFEALYAAGAAAVFGPGTVIPDAAYELLVSLGAELGHEL, encoded by the coding sequence ATGATCCCCGACTTCACCACCATCGGGCTCGACGGGGAGCAGGCCGCCGCGGCCACCGCCGAGCAGTGGCAGGACGCCTGGCGCGAGGCCACCGGCAAGGACGTGGGCGAGCAGCTCTGGGAGACCCCGGAGGGCATCGGCGTCAAGCCGCTCTACACCGCCGAGGACCTGGCGGGCCTGGACTTCCTGGGCACCTACCCGGGCATCGCGCCCTTCCTGCGCGGCCCGTACCCGACGATGTACGTCAACCAGCCCTGGACGGTGCGCCAGTACGCGGGCTTCTCCACCGCGGAGGAGTCGAACGCCTTCTACCGCCGCAACCTGGCGGCCGGGCAGAAGGGCCTGTCGGTCGCCTTCGACCTGCCCACCCACCGCGGCTACGACAGCGACCACCCGCGGGTGACCGGCGACGTCGGCATGGCGGGCGTGGCGATCGACTCGATCTACGACATGCGCCAGCTCTTCGACGGCATCCCGCTCGACAGGATGTCGGTGTCGATGACCATGAACGGCGCCGTGCTGCCGGTGCTGGCGCTCTACATCGTGGCGGCCGAGGAGCAGGGGGTGCCGCCCGAGAAGCTGGCGGGGACCATCCAGAACGACATCCTCAAGGAGTTCATGGTCCGCAACACCTACATCTACCCGCCGCAGCCCTCGATGCGGATCATCTCCGACATCTTCGCGTACACCTCGCAGAAGATGCCGCGCTACAACTCGATCTCCATCTCCGGCTACCACATCCAGGAGGCCGGTGCGACGGCCGACCTGGAGCTCGCCTACACGCTGGCCGACGGCGTGGAGTACCTGCGGGCCGGGCTGGGCGCCGGGCTGGACGTGGACGCCTTCGCGCCGCGGCTGTCGTTCTTCTGGGCGATCGGGATGAACTTCTTCATGGAGGTCGCCAAGCTGCGCGCGGCCCGGCTGCTCTGGGCCAAGCTGGTCAAGCAGTTCGCCCCGTCGAGCCCCAAGTCGCTGTCGCTGCGCACCCATTCGCAGACCTCGGGCTGGTCGTTGACCGCCCAGGACGTGTTCAACAACGTCACCCGCACCTGTGTGGAGGCGATGGCCGCCACCCAGGGCCACACCCAGTCGCTGCACACCAACGCACTGGACGAGGCGCTCGCGCTGCCCACCGACTTCTCGGCCCGGATCGCGCGCAACACCCAGCTGATGCTCCAGCAGGAGTCGGGCACCTGCCGGGTGATCGACCCGTGGGGCGGCAGCGCCTACGTCGAGAAGCTCACCCACGACCTGGCCCGGCGCGCCTGGCAGCACATCCAGGAGGTCGAGGCGGCCGGCGGCATGGCCAAGGCGATCGACGCCGGCATCCCCAAGCTGCGCGTCGAGGAGGCCGCCGCCCGCACCCAGGCGCGGATCGACTCGGGCCGCCAGCCGGTGATCGGTGTCAACAAGTACCGGGTGGCCAACGACGAGCAGATCGACGTGCTCAAGGTCGACAACTCCTCGGTGCGCACCCAGCAGATCGAGAAGCTGCGCCGGCTGCGCGCCGAGCGCGACGAGGCCGCCTGCCAGGACGCGCTGCACGCGCTGACCCGCGCCGCCGAGGCGGGGTCGAGCAGCTCGCTGGAGGGCAACCTGCTGGCGCTGGCCGTGAACGCGGCCCGGGCCAAGGCCACCGTCGGCGAGATCTCGGACGCCCTGGAGAAGGTGTACGGGCGGCACTCCGGCCAGATCCGTACCATCTCGGGTGTGTACCGTGACGAAGCCGGAGCCTCCTCCACCGCCGTGCAGCGCACCCGTGACCTGGTCGAGAAGTTCGAGGCCGCCGAGGGACGCCGCCCGCGCATCCTGGTCGCCAAGATGGGCCAGGACGGCCACGACCGCGGCCAGAAGGTGATCGCCACCGCCTTCGCCGACCTCGGCTTCACGGTGGACGTCGGCCCGCTCTTCCAGACCCCGGCCGAGGTGGCCCGCCAGGCGGTGGAGGCCGACGTGCACATCGTCGGCGTCTCCTCGCTGGCGGCCGGGCACCTGACCCTGGTCCCGGCGCTGCGCGCCGAACTGGCCGCGGCCGGCCGGGAGGACATCACCATCGTGGTCGGCGGCGTGATCCCGCCGCAGGACTTCGAGGCGCTGTACGCGGCCGGTGCCGCGGCGGTCTTCGGGCCCGGCACGGTGATCCCGGACGCCGCGTACGAGCTGCTGGTCTCGCTCGGCGCCGAACTCGGCCACGAGCTGTGA